Within Xanthomonas oryzae pv. oryzae, the genomic segment GCGGTGCCACGCGATATCGAGGCCTCGGTGGACGAGTTGAGCGACGCCTACCTGTACACGGTGGACGATCTGGAACGCGCGGTCGAAGACAACCGCCGTGGCCGCCGCGAAGCCGCCGACCAAGCCGAAGCCATCATCGACCTGCAGGTGGCGCGCTATGTCGAAACCCTGCAGGCCACCACGCGCCAGGCACCGCTCAAGCGGCTGCGCGCGTTTGGCGACAGCACCCGCGACGAACTGCTGGCCAAGGCACGCCAGCAATTGCACAACGGCAAGCCGACCGACGAAGTGCTGGAACAGTTGGCGCATGCGCTGACCAACCGCTTGCTGCATCCGCCCACTGCCGCACTGCGCGATGCAGCGCTCAACAACGACCTGGAATTGACCACTGCGGCCGACCGGCTGTTTCCGGAAAAACCGGGCTACCAACATCCCCCTATAGCTACCCCGATCGTGAGGACTGATGACGCCGACCCTGCGCCGTAAGCTCGAAGCGCTGGCCGAGCGCCGCGAAGAACTGCAGCACCTGCTCTCCGACCCCGACGTGGTCAACAACAACGACAAGTTCCGCACGTTGTCGCGCGAACTGTCGCAACTGGAGCCGGTCGCGGTGGCGCTGGAAGACGAGGCACGCGCCAAGGCCGACCTGAGCGCGGCAGAAGCCATGCGCACCGACCCGGAAATGCGCGAGCTGGCCGAAGAAGAAATCGCCGCTGCACAAGCGCGCCTTGAAGAACTCGACACGCAGCTGGCCTCGCTGCTGGTACCGCGCGACCCGCGCGACGACGGCAACCTGTTTCTGGAAGTGCGCGCCGGCACCGGCGGCGACGAAGCGGCGATCTTCGCCGGCGACCTGTTTCGCATGTACGCACGCTACGCCGAGCGACAGGGCTGGAAGGTGGAAATCGAATCCGACAGCCCCGGCGAACATGGCGGCTACAAAGAGGTGGTGGCGCGCGTGGTCGGACGCGGCGCGTATTCGCGCTTGAAGTTCGAATCCGGCACACATCGCGTGCAACGCGTGCCGGCGACCGAATCGCAGGGCCGCATCCACACCTCGGCGGCGACGGTGGCGATCATTCCCGAAGCCGATGACGTGGAAGAGATCGTGATCAATCCGGCCGATCTGAAGGTGGACACGTTTCGCTCGTCCGGTGCGGGCGGCCAGCACGTCAACAAGACCGAATCGGCAATCCGCATCACCCACGTACCCAGCGGCGTGGTGGTGGAATGCCAGACCGAGCGCAGCCAGCACGCCAATCGCGACAAGGCGATGAAGCGGCTGAAGGCGCAACTGCTGGACACCGAACACAGCAAGGCCGCAGCGGCCCAAGCGCAGACGCGCAAGTTGCAGGTGGGCAGCGGCGACCGTAGCCAGCGCATCCGCACCTACAGCTTTCCGCAAGGGCGCATCACCGACCATCGCGTCGAGGGGCTGACCTTGTACGACCTGCCCAATATCATCGAAGGCGATCTGGATGCATTGATCGCGCGGCTGCTGCACGAGCATCAGGCCGACGAACTGGCGCGGTTGAGCGACAGCCCATGAGTGCGCAAGTCCCGCGCGCGCTGTTGCAGCTGCGCGAGGCAGTGCGACGCCAGCCCGGCGATTTGGTCACGTGGCTGATGCTGGCCGATGCGGAGCTCGGCATGGGTGCGACCGCTGCCGGCGAGGCGGCCGTGCAGCGCGCGCTGGCGCTGCATCCCGGGCATCCGGAAGCGATCGCGCGGCTGGGCCGGGTGCGCTGGGCGCAGCAGCGCCATGCAGAAGCGGCCACGTTGCTGCAGCAAGCCTCGGACCTGGTGCCGCAGCATCCAGGAATTGCGCTGTGGCTTGGGCATGCGCTCGAAGATGCAGGCCAACCGGAGCAGGCGGCGGCCGCCTATACATGTGCACACCAGCTGTTGCCCGACGAGCCCTACATCACCGCGCAACTGCTCAATTGGCGACGCCGCCTGTGCGATTGGCGCGAACTGGAATCGCTGGCTGCGCGGGTGCGGACTGCAGTGGCGCGCGGCGAGGCGGCAGTGGAGCCATTCGCGTTCCTGAGCGAGGATGCCAGCGCTGCCGAGCAACTGGCCTGCGCCCGCACCCGTGCGCAGGCGATTGCGACCTCTCTGCGCCCGCTGCCAGCGGCAGCAGTGCGCAGCCGCGGCGCATTGCAACTCGGCTTCGTGTCCAACGGCTTTGGCGCCCACCCCACCGGCTTGCTGACCGTGGCCGTGTTCGAAGCATTGCAGCACCGCCAGCCGGACATGCAGGTGCATCTATTTGCGACCAGCCACGACGATGGCAGCGAGATTCGCGCCCGCCTGGCACAGGGGACGCGCGTACACGACGTCACCGCGCTCGGGCATCTGGCAACCGCGCAACACATCCGCGACCAGGGTATCGATCTGCTGTTCGATCTGCGCGGCTGGGGCGGTGGCGGACGTCCGGAAGTGTTCGCGCTGCGGCCGGCGCCGATACAGATCAACTGGCTGGCATATCCAGGCACCTCGGGCGCTCCGTGGATGGACTATGTGCTGGGCGATGCCGTTGGATTGCCACCATCGCTGGAGCCGTTTTACAGCGAACAGGTGCTGCGCCTGCCGCGTGTGTTTCAGCCCTCTGACACTTCGCGCATCGTTGCCGAACCGCCATCGCGTGCGGAGTGCGGGTTACCTGAGCTGGGCGCGGTGCTGTGCTGCTTCAACAACAGTTACAAGCTCAATCCACGCAGCATGGCGCGCATGCTGGCGGTGTTGCGTGCGGTGCCCGGCTGCGTGCTGTGGCTGCTGTCTGGACCAGGGGAGGCGAATGCGCGATTGCGTGCGTTTGCGCAGACACAGGGCGTGGATCCGCAGCGTTTAGTGTTCATGCCGAAGTTGCCGCATCCGCGGTATCTGGCGCGCTATCGGCATGCAGATCTGTTTTTGGATACGCATCCCTACAACGCGCATACCACCGCCTCCGATGCGTTATGGGCAGGCTGCCCGGTGTTGACCACGCCGGGCGAGACTTTCGCTGCGCGTGTGGCTGGCAGCCTCAATCAGCATCTGGGGCTGGATGAGATGAATGTTGTCGATGACGCTGCGTTTGTCGCCAAGGCGATCGCACTGGCGAGCGATTCGAATGCCTTGCGTGGCGTGCGTGCGCGTCTGGCTGAACAACGCCTGCGCAGCGGCGTTTTCGATATGGACGGATTTGCGGATGATCTGGCTGCGCTGTTGCGTGGCGTTGCTCGGCGCAGTGGATGGTTGGGGGTTTAGAGCGTTGCCAAGGTGTAGCGAGCAGTCGCTACTCGGGCATAAGGCGTGCGGAAACTGGAGTGTCCGAGTGATACATGCCATCTCTGAGCATCGGCCGCGACCGCCTGGCGACTCCCCATGCGTTTTGTTAGCCGCTTCTAGCCGCCGGCTGTCGGATGCAGCACTGATATGTTGCGTGCGATGAGCGGCTGAAGGCGCTGCCAAGCGCAGCGGATCAGCATCGATGTTGTCGTCCCTTCGCCCGTCGGGACATCATCCCCGTCATGGGGGAGAAGGTGGCGCGTAGCGCCGGATGAGAGGGCGTCTGCGGCAATAACACCGGTCAGCCGTACCCTCGCCCCACCCCCTCTGCCGCAGGAGAGGGGCTCACGGCGAAGCATCCGTCTATGCCTGCTAGTTAGGCGCTCCGTACGACTTCACACCGCAGCGCTGTACCCGGCCGCCCAGGCTCGCTAGGCTGCGCACATGCCTTCAAATCTCGATTTCATTCCCCTGCGCCTGTGCGTACTGACCGTGTCCGACAGCCGCACCCTGGCCGATGACCGTTCCGGCGATTACCTGGCCGATGCCCTCACCCACGAAGGCCATGTGCTGCACGAACGAGCGCTCAGCCCCGACGACCGTTATCGCATGCGTGCCATCGTGTCTGGTTGGATTGCCGATGCACAGATCGACGGCATCCTGATCACCGGTGGCACCGGCTTCACGGGCCGCGACAGCACTCCCGAAGCGATCACCCCGCTGCTGGACAAGGTCATGCCTGGGTTCGGCGAAATGTTCCGCGCGATCAGTGTGGAAGAAATCGGTACCTCGTCGCTGCAGTCGCGCGCGTTTGCCGGGCTCGCCAATCACAGTTTCGTATTCTGCCTGCCGGGCTCCACCTCGGCCTGCCGCACCGCGTGGGAAAAGATCGTGCGTGCGCAGCTGGATGCGCGCACCAAACCCTGCAATCTGGCGACATTGCGTCCACGCCTGGGCGAATAGCCTGCGCGCTCTCCACTGTTGCTGGAACGCGCATGTCGCACCTGAAACGCAAGGCTTACAAAAAGTTGCTGGCACTGATGCAATTGGAGTTGGTCGACATGGCGCGCTGGCTGCGCCACACCAATCAGCGTGCGCTGGTGCTGATGGAAGGCCGCGACACCGCCGGCAAGGGCGGCGTGATTCAGACCATCGCCAGCCATCTCAACCCGCGTCAGTGCCGTGTGGTGGCGCTGCCCAAGCCGAATGATCGCGAAAGCACGCAGTGGTATTTCCAACGGTACGTAACGCATCTGCCGGCGGCCGGCGAATTGGTGCTGATGGATCGCAGCTGGTACAACCGCGCTGGCGTCGAGAAGGTGATGGGCTACTGCACCGACGCGCAATACGAGCTGTTCCTGGAGCAGGCCCCACGCTTCGAGCAGATGCTGGTCGACGACGGCATCCTGCTGTTCAAGTACTGGTTGTGCGTGGACCAGGCCGAGCAGGAAAAGCGTTTTGCCGAACGTCGCGAAGATCCGCTGAAGGGCTGGAAGCTCTCGCCGGTCGACCTGCAGTCTCGCGCAAAGTACGACGACTACACCGCCGCGCGCGAACGCATGCTGGGAGCGACGCATACGCCCGATGCACCGTGGACGCTGGTGGATTTCAACGACCAGAAACGTGGCCGTTTGAGTTTGATCCGCAATCTGCTGGACCGGCTGCCGGACACCGCGGTGCCCGATGCGTTGGTGCAGCTGCCGCCATTGCCCGGCAAGCTGCACAAGGAACGCTACGGCGTTCTTGAACCGATCGACGATTACGCCGCCCAGTCCTGAGAGAGTTCGTTGCTGGCTGCGGTGGCACGCGGCAGCGGATGCAGGCCGGCCTGACGTTCGGCCTGCTCGGCCTGCAGCACCAACTGGCTCAGGCGCTGACTGAACAGCTGCATGAAACCGCGATGCAACGGGCGCATCGCTTCCACGTAGTCCACGTCATCGGCCTGTGCGCCGAGCGGGCTGCACGACGATAGCAGCACTTCGTCCAGACGCAGCGCGCTGTCGGGCAGGCGCACCAGTGCGGCGCGGCGTAGCCAGTCGGACATGCCTTCGCGGTATTCGGCGGCCAGGATGTAGGCCACTTCGACCTGGTCCAGGTCCACATCCGGGTTCCATGCCAGCACCTGGATCACCTGCGAACGCTCGTCCAGCATGCGGCCTTCGGCCACCAGCGCATGCAGCTGTTGCAGCAGGCGCCATTGCACGCTAGCGGCCTCGCGCTGGGCGGTCGGCATCGCCTCGATGGCCAGCGCCAGACGCCGCGCAAACAGCGCAGGCACTTCGGACAGCACGATCGGGCCGGCATCGGCGCCCAGCAGAAACCGTTCGGTGCGCAGCGCGGCGGTGTCGGGCAGATAGCCGTCCTGCAGCGGGCGCATCACGCCGTGGTCGACCAGCGACAGCACTACATCCAGCCAGTAACGGCGTTCCTGCTGCAGCGTGCGGTTGGCGGCGGCGTTGTGCCAGGCCTGGCGCACATCGTCCAGCCGCATGATGCAGGACTGCGCATCCAGCCCGTCCCAAGGCGCACGGGTAGCGTCGTTGGGGTCGAACGTTTCCACGCTGAGCATGCCGCCACCGAAGCGGTGCCAGGCTGCGCCCCGCTGGGTGCCGGCCGGGTCCGGCTTGGCGGCGGCAATCGGGTCTGCGGTGGTGGGGCGCAGGAGTGCGGCGTAGGCATCGCCCCACGAATCGGGCAGGCGTGCCGACAACGGATAGCTTGCCGAGGGCGGAGCCAGCCCCGGCCGTGCCAGACGCAGGCTCCAGACCACCGCGCCGACGACGATGCCGCCGAAGATCCAGGCCAGCAGCCAGCTGGTTGACGCCTGTTCGGGCTGCAGCACGCGGGTTTGCGGGTGCAGAAACAACAACCAGCCGCTGCCCAGCAGGACACCGAGATACAGCCACGGCGCCAGTTGCGCCATCTGGCGGTTGCGGCGATGTGCGGGCAGGTCATGCCCGTCGTTGCGGTCTTGAGATGGAGCGGCCATTACATTCCCCGTACACGCCTGATCGCGTTGACAAGGTTATCGGCGAGGCAATCCAACTCTGTTGGCCTGCTTCAGTGGCGCACGCTCATCCAGTTACAAAGTCTTCAGTCGGCGGAACGGCGCACGGCGTGCGCGTCACCGCCTCGACCGTCGCAGCCGGCGGGCCCTGCCACAGCCATGCTTCCAAGGCGCCCAGCGCCGCCGCGCTGCCGGCGGCAACCACTTCTACGCTGCCGTCCGTCTGGTTGCGCGCATGCCCAACCAGGCCGAGTGCGACCGCGCGTTCGCGGGTGGACGCGCGATACCACACGCCCTGCACCACCCCGCTCACCACGAAGCGCGCCGCCTGCATCACCCCGCCTTGCCAGTAATGCCGACGGCGGCTTCGATATCGCGCGCGGTGACCGGGCCGAGGAATTGCTTGGCAACCTTGCCGTCGGGGCCGATTAGATACGTCATGGGCAGACCGCGCGGCGTGGCGAAGTCCTGTGGCGGCTGGTAGGGGTCGAGGATGGCCACCGGATAGGAGACCGGGTGGTCCTTCAAAAACGCCTGCATGTCGGCGCTGGTGATGTCTTCATAGGCCAGACCCACCACTTCGATGGTGTCGCGCATGGTGTGCAGCGCCGACAGCTCGGGCATTTCCTTCAGGCACGGGGCGCACCAGGTGGCCCAGAAGTTCACCACCACCCACTTGCCGCGGTGCGCGGCCAGGTCGTAGGTCTCGCCGGTCACGGTCGGCAGCGAGAGCTTGGGCATTTCGGCGGTCTGCTGCACCACCGAGCTGTTGGGCGGGGCGGCCGGGTCGGCGGGCGTGGCCGGCGCCTGGGTCGTGGCGGCAGGCGCTGTACCGCTGCCGGCAGCGGGAGTGCCCTCGCTGGCGGGCTTGCAGGCGGCCAGCAACACCAATGGCAACAGCAGCGCGCAGGCGCCGCGGACAAGACGCACAGTCATGGAGGATCTCCGGGAAGGTGGGTGTAAAGGTCGCCGACCGGCTGCGCCAGCACGCTGCGCAACGGTTGGCGTAGCTGTTCCAGCGCGGCGGCGGCGGCCTGGCCGTAGGCATCGTCGCGACACGGCAACGGGCGGTCTTCGATCGGCACGCGCAGTTGGCAGTTTTCGTAGAGCTCGGCCAGGGGCACCAGGTCCAGATCGCGCGCCAACAGCCATTGGCCGCGCTCGTCGCGACGCAGCAGGCGCATGCGCTTGAGCTCGCACAGCAGCTCCTGCATCAGCGTATCGGTGAGCATGGGTTCCAGCGCCAGAATGCGGTCTTCGTCCAGGCCTTCACCATGGATGCGCGCCTGGCGGAACCGGCCAAGCAGACGCAGCAGGCCATAGATCTCAAAGCCCGTCGGCAGCCGCATGGCCTCGGGCTGGTAGCGGAAGGCCGCCATCGAGGAGGCCAGCGAGGCGCCCAGCAGCACCGACACCCAGCTCAGGTAGATCCACAACAGCAGGATCGGCAGCGCCGACAATGCGCCGTAAATGCGTTGATACGTCTGGAAATTACCGAGATAGACGCCGAAACCCCACTTGACGATTTCCATCAGGATCACCGCCAGCAGCGCGCCCGGCAGCGCATGCCGCAGCCGCACCACGTGCTGCGGCACCACGCGGTAGATCAGCACGATGCAGATGAACTCCACCGCCATCGGTGCCAACCGCCAGGCAAATTCCGCCAGCCACTGGCCTTCGGTGGTGCGGAACAACGGCAGCGCGAACACGTACGCCGCCATCGCCATGGAGGCGGCGGCCAGCATCGTGCCCAGCGTCAGCACCGTCCAATAGATCAGGAAACGCGTCACCTTGGGGCGCGCGGCGGCGACCCGCCAGATGCTGTTGAAGGTCTGCTCGATGCTGTGCAGGGTGATCAGCAACGAGGCCACCAGCGCGACCATACCGGCCACGGTGAACTTGCCCAGGTCTTCCAGCGAGCGGTTGAGATAGTTCTGCACCGAGCGTGCGGCGCCGGGCACGAAGTTAGTGAAGATGAAGTCGGTCAGTGCGTCCTTCCACTCGTTGAAGGCCGGAAATGCCGACAACACGCCGAACACCACGATCGCCAATGGCACCAGTGCGAACACGGTGGTGTATGCGAGCGAGGCGGCCGCCTGGAACAGCCGGTCGTCGAGAAAGCGGCGCCACAGAAAGCGCCCGAAGCTCACTGTCCGCGCGCGGTCGCGCAGACGTTCCTTCCATTGGTGGAGTTTTTTCACACGCGACATCGCGCAAGGGTACCCGATGCGCCGTCATCGCGGCCTTGTCGCACCTGCGGCGTGCAGCAGCAGGCTGGCTTGGCCGATACTGCGGCAACTCACACAGGCGGCAACGACACGATGGCGGAGATTCTGGTGCTGTATTACAGCCGGGGCGGTTCGGTGGCGCGGCTGGCGCGGCAGATCGCGCGCGGCATCGGCGAAGTACCCGGCATGAGCGCGCGGCTGCGCACCGTACCGCCGGTCGCTGCGGTCACCCAGACCAGCGCCCCGCCGGTCCCGGACGAAGGCGCGCCGTACGTGGACCGCGCCGATCTGGCCGAGTGCAGCGGCCTGTTGCTGGGCAGCCCCACCCGCTTCGGCAACATGGCCGCGCCGATGAAGCATTTCCTCGACAGCCTGGGCGCCGAATGGGCCAGCGGCACCCTGGCCGGCAAGCCGGCCGGCGTGTTCACCTCCACTGCGTCGATGCATGGCGGGCAGGAATCCACCTTGCTGTCGATGCACCTTCCGCTGCTGCATCACGGCTGTCTGATCGTCGGCATCCCGTTCACCGAGGCCGCGCTCAGCCACACCACCAGCGGCGGCACGCCGTATGGCGCCAGCCATGTCTCCGGCGCTGGCGGCGACCCGCAACCGAGCGAGGACGAGGCGCTGCTTGCACGCGCGCTGGGTCGCCGGGTCGCCGATATCGCGCGGCGGCTGGCAAGCCCGTGAACGTGCGCGCCATGCATTGGCTGCTGAGCGCTGCGCTGCTGGCGCTGGCAGTGTTGTTCGCGGTCTGGTTTCACGACGACCCGCGCCCGCTCGCCGCGCTCATCGTCTTCGTGCTGCCGGCTGCGCTCACCGGTGTACTGGCGGTGCGCAGCGCGCGTGCGCGCTTCTGGGCCGGCGTGTTTGCGCTGGGCTGGTTCAGCCACGGCGTCATGAGCGCCTGGAGCCAGCCGCAGGCACGTGGAATGGCATGGATGGAGCTGCTGCTTGCCCTGGCGGTGGTGGGCCTGGTGGGCGGACCCGGCATGGCGGCGCTTTTCGGCAAGAAACGCCCGCCCCTTTCGTGACTGCACAGCTGCGCGATGCAGCGGGTGGCAGCGCATCCGCTTGAACGCCGTGAGGCTGCTACTCCTGAGAGCAGACCATACACCAACTGTGATCTTTGCCAGGCGGGCGCGGCGGGCGCTAGCGGTGGCATGTACCAAGCGTCCACCACAGGTCCTGCGCGCCGTCCACGCCCACCTGACGACTCATCGCTACGTTTGGTAGCCGCTCTCAGTTGCCGACCAGTGTGGTCACGCTCTGCGGATCGACATACAGCGAGGTCTTGCCGTTAACCACGCTGTAGTGACCGCCAAAACCGACATTGAGCGTGCTCGATGTGGTGTATCGGGCGAACTGCGCGGCAGCGCCAGACGGTAGCGTCAGATCCAGGCGCTGATGGCCGGTGCCTGTGTTGACCGCCACCAGCACCAGCTTGTTGTCCGGCGTGCGGTAGGCGGTGACAGAGACATCGGAATACGGGTGTTCGGTGGCGCCGATGCGCACCGAGCCGGGCCGCACGAAGCGTGCGAACTGCGACATCGCGTAACCGCGTTTGCTGACTGCGCCGTTCTCGCTGATCAACCCATAGCTGCGCCGGATGTACCACCAGATATAGGCATTGAAATTGGCCACCATGCTAGCGTGCAACTCGCTGGCCACGCCCAATGCCGACGGCCACGCGTTGCCATCGGTGCTGTCGGTGTAATGCTCGGTCATCCACACCTGCTTGCCCTTGCTGCGCGCCAAGGCATAGTCGCGCGGCACCGCGCCATACAGATGGCCGGCCACGATGGAGGTGGCCTGATTGGCAGTGGCGTTGCTGAGGACCGGGTCGGTGATGGAGAAGTTGAACCCCACCGACTCGCCGACGATGACCTTGAGGCCGCCGAACTTACTGCCTTCGCTCACGAGATAGTTGACGAAATCGCTGCCGTTCCAGCCAGCCGACTCGTAATTGGGATGCCAATCCGGCTCGTTTTGCAGGGAAATCGCGTACAGCGGCGCGCCCTTGCCCGACATGTAATTGGCGAAATCCAGCAGGTACTTGGTGTAGGCGCCGTAGTAGTTCGGCAGCAGTTTGCCGCCATTGGTCAAGCTGTTATTGGACTTCATGTA encodes:
- a CDS encoding tetratricopeptide repeat protein → MSAQVPRALLQLREAVRRQPGDLVTWLMLADAELGMGATAAGEAAVQRALALHPGHPEAIARLGRVRWAQQRHAEAATLLQQASDLVPQHPGIALWLGHALEDAGQPEQAAAAYTCAHQLLPDEPYITAQLLNWRRRLCDWRELESLAARVRTAVARGEAAVEPFAFLSEDASAAEQLACARTRAQAIATSLRPLPAAAVRSRGALQLGFVSNGFGAHPTGLLTVAVFEALQHRQPDMQVHLFATSHDDGSEIRARLAQGTRVHDVTALGHLATAQHIRDQGIDLLFDLRGWGGGGRPEVFALRPAPIQINWLAYPGTSGAPWMDYVLGDAVGLPPSLEPFYSEQVLRLPRVFQPSDTSRIVAEPPSRAECGLPELGAVLCCFNNSYKLNPRSMARMLAVLRAVPGCVLWLLSGPGEANARLRAFAQTQGVDPQRLVFMPKLPHPRYLARYRHADLFLDTHPYNAHTTASDALWAGCPVLTTPGETFAARVAGSLNQHLGLDEMNVVDDAAFVAKAIALASDSNALRGVRARLAEQRLRSGVFDMDGFADDLAALLRGVARRSGWLGV
- a CDS encoding acylphosphatase, producing the protein MQAARFVVSGVVQGVWYRASTRERAVALGLVGHARNQTDGSVEVVAAGSAAALGALEAWLWQGPPAATVEAVTRTPCAVPPTEDFVTG
- a CDS encoding TlpA family protein disulfide reductase encodes the protein MTVRLVRGACALLLPLVLLAACKPASEGTPAAGSGTAPAATTQAPATPADPAAPPNSSVVQQTAEMPKLSLPTVTGETYDLAAHRGKWVVVNFWATWCAPCLKEMPELSALHTMRDTIEVVGLAYEDITSADMQAFLKDHPVSYPVAILDPYQPPQDFATPRGLPMTYLIGPDGKVAKQFLGPVTARDIEAAVGITGKAG
- a CDS encoding glycoside hydrolase family 30 protein: MKKSLSMLRGLTCAMAVLLAGHASAQTVTITPTQTYQTVRGFGGMNGAGWINDLTPAQVDLAYGSGNGQIGLSILRVRIDPSSSGWAIQVPTATRVRALGGLVFASPWSPPAYMKSNNSLTNGGKLLPNYYGAYTKYLLDFANYMSGKGAPLYAISLQNEPDWHPNYESAGWNGSDFVNYLVSEGSKFGGLKVIVGESVGFNFSITDPVLSNATANQATSIVAGHLYGAVPRDYALARSKGKQVWMTEHYTDSTDGNAWPSALGVASELHASMVANFNAYIWWYIRRSYGLISENGAVSKRGYAMSQFARFVRPGSVRIGATEHPYSDVSVTAYRTPDNKLVLVAVNTGTGHQRLDLTLPSGAAAQFARYTTSSTLNVGFGGHYSVVNGKTSLYVDPQSVTTLVGN
- a CDS encoding YihY family inner membrane protein, giving the protein MSRVKKLHQWKERLRDRARTVSFGRFLWRRFLDDRLFQAAASLAYTTVFALVPLAIVVFGVLSAFPAFNEWKDALTDFIFTNFVPGAARSVQNYLNRSLEDLGKFTVAGMVALVASLLITLHSIEQTFNSIWRVAAARPKVTRFLIYWTVLTLGTMLAAASMAMAAYVFALPLFRTTEGQWLAEFAWRLAPMAVEFICIVLIYRVVPQHVVRLRHALPGALLAVILMEIVKWGFGVYLGNFQTYQRIYGALSALPILLLWIYLSWVSVLLGASLASSMAAFRYQPEAMRLPTGFEIYGLLRLLGRFRQARIHGEGLDEDRILALEPMLTDTLMQELLCELKRMRLLRRDERGQWLLARDLDLVPLAELYENCQLRVPIEDRPLPCRDDAYGQAAAAALEQLRQPLRSVLAQPVGDLYTHLPGDPP
- the ppk2 gene encoding polyphosphate kinase 2; the protein is MSHLKRKAYKKLLALMQLELVDMARWLRHTNQRALVLMEGRDTAGKGGVIQTIASHLNPRQCRVVALPKPNDRESTQWYFQRYVTHLPAAGELVLMDRSWYNRAGVEKVMGYCTDAQYELFLEQAPRFEQMLVDDGILLFKYWLCVDQAEQEKRFAERREDPLKGWKLSPVDLQSRAKYDDYTAARERMLGATHTPDAPWTLVDFNDQKRGRLSLIRNLLDRLPDTAVPDALVQLPPLPGKLHKERYGVLEPIDDYAAQS
- the moaB gene encoding molybdenum cofactor biosynthesis protein B, whose product is MPSNLDFIPLRLCVLTVSDSRTLADDRSGDYLADALTHEGHVLHERALSPDDRYRMRAIVSGWIADAQIDGILITGGTGFTGRDSTPEAITPLLDKVMPGFGEMFRAISVEEIGTSSLQSRAFAGLANHSFVFCLPGSTSACRTAWEKIVRAQLDARTKPCNLATLRPRLGE
- the wrbA gene encoding NAD(P)H:quinone oxidoreductase, with translation MAEILVLYYSRGGSVARLARQIARGIGEVPGMSARLRTVPPVAAVTQTSAPPVPDEGAPYVDRADLAECSGLLLGSPTRFGNMAAPMKHFLDSLGAEWASGTLAGKPAGVFTSTASMHGGQESTLLSMHLPLLHHGCLIVGIPFTEAALSHTTSGGTPYGASHVSGAGGDPQPSEDEALLARALGRRVADIARRLASP
- the prfA gene encoding peptide chain release factor 1, with the translated sequence MTPTLRRKLEALAERREELQHLLSDPDVVNNNDKFRTLSRELSQLEPVAVALEDEARAKADLSAAEAMRTDPEMRELAEEEIAAAQARLEELDTQLASLLVPRDPRDDGNLFLEVRAGTGGDEAAIFAGDLFRMYARYAERQGWKVEIESDSPGEHGGYKEVVARVVGRGAYSRLKFESGTHRVQRVPATESQGRIHTSAATVAIIPEADDVEEIVINPADLKVDTFRSSGAGGQHVNKTESAIRITHVPSGVVVECQTERSQHANRDKAMKRLKAQLLDTEHSKAAAAQAQTRKLQVGSGDRSQRIRTYSFPQGRITDHRVEGLTLYDLPNIIEGDLDALIARLLHEHQADELARLSDSP
- a CDS encoding DUF2069 domain-containing protein; this encodes MNVRAMHWLLSAALLALAVLFAVWFHDDPRPLAALIVFVLPAALTGVLAVRSARARFWAGVFALGWFSHGVMSAWSQPQARGMAWMELLLALAVVGLVGGPGMAALFGKKRPPLS